In Streptomyces sp. NBC_01551, one DNA window encodes the following:
- a CDS encoding CbtB-domain containing protein — MAHSAVPTTAPAAIAPISLSALTPWAVFAAVLTLVLLYFVGVEQGATAVFQGETIHEWLHDGRHLLGFPCH, encoded by the coding sequence ATGGCCCACTCCGCCGTGCCCACGACGGCTCCCGCCGCCATCGCCCCGATTTCCCTCTCCGCCCTCACCCCGTGGGCCGTCTTCGCCGCCGTCCTGACGCTGGTCCTGCTGTACTTCGTCGGCGTCGAGCAGGGCGCCACCGCGGTCTTCCAGGGCGAGACCATCCACGAGTGGCTGCACGACGGCCGCCACCTGCTCGGCTTCCCTTGCCACTGA